The sequence below is a genomic window from Spirochaetae bacterium HGW-Spirochaetae-1.
GATGTGGCAGAATAGTTATATAAAGATGAATTTATTTCGGCATCGGCGCTTTTCAGGTCGTAGACGGATTTAAAGCCGTCAAACACAAGCTGTTTCGCCGTTATCCCGTAAGCATATCTCTCTGTAGACCCGTATCCCGCTCCCGACGACCCCGATGATTTTTCGCCCGAGGCTGTGGCGCTTATCTGTGGGAGTAGGGGTGACCGTGCTATCCCCCTGGCCGCTTTTTTCTGGTTTATTATCTCACGGGAAGATAACAGGTCCGGGTTGTGCGCAAGGGCGGTTTTCACACAGCTTTCCCATGTATACCTGACCGCGTTTTCGGCGGAGGCCGGTGTAAGAAGGGAGATACATGAAAATAACATGAGTAGCAGGATGGTTACAATGTTTTTTCCCATGATTATCGTATCCTCGGATTTCTTTATATTGAATAAAAGAGCGTCTCTGCGCTCGTGATGGATTTTTCAGGCACCTGTCTTATAGACCCCGGTTTATTTCTTATTGTTCCATTTTTATGGTTTATATGCAAGAAAGAGTTTTGGAATTTGAATAATTCAGCGGCGGCGCGTCGGGATTAATGCGGTTATATCGTCGACCGGGGGATCAGTTCCGCTAAGGGACCAATGCCTGTCATTGTGCTGTCCGTTGATGAGCTTCGGGCCGCGCTTCACCTTCACCACGGTATAGTTGCCGGATGGGCAGTTGTGACAGGCGTCAGGAGCAGCAGGAACAGAACACGCGCAGGCCGGTATTCTGCTATTTGACGACGATATTCACCAGCTTGCCCGGCACGGCTATGACTTTTACGATGGATTTTCCCTCGATGAATTCCTTTACGCGGTCGTTTTCCATGGCCATTTTTTCCATGTCTTCCTTCGTGATGTCCGACGGGACCATTTCCTTGGACCGTATCTTGCCGTTCACCTGGAACACTATTTCGGTCTCGTTGCGCGTGGTGAGTTCATCGATATATTCCGGCCATGCCGCAGCCGTAAGTCCCTGCTTTCTGCCCAGGGTTTCCCACATCTCCTCGGCGGCATGGGGAATGAAGGGTGAAAGCATGGGGATGAATTTATCGAATATTTCCGATAAAACGGCCCTTCCTGCCGGGCTTTCCCATTCTTTTTCTTCAACCTGGTACAGGGCGTTGGTGAGCTCCATCATACGGGCGATAGCCGTGTTGTACTGCATACGCTCCTCTATGTCTTTGGTGACAATTTTCAGGGTCCGATGCATCTCGATCCTGATTGTTTTCAGGGCATCGGTGAGCGCCTGGTTGTCGACGGCATGCCCGGCGTCGTATAGATGGGCGAAGCGGTTAACAAAACGCCATACCCGGCCGATGAAGCGGTAGCTTCCCTCGACGCCCTTGTCGGACCAGTCCAGGTCCTTCTGGGGAGGCGCTGCGAAGAGCATGAAAAGGCGTACCGTGTCAGTGCCGTATTTCGCGATGATCTCGTCGGGGTCAACTACATTGCCCTTGGACTTGCTCATCTTGGCCCCGTCCTTAATGACCATACCCTGTGTGAGGAGTCTTTTAAACGGTTCGGTGGAGTTCAGGAGGCCCATATCGTGCAGCACCATGCCGAAGAAGCGGGCGTAGAGCAGGTGAAGCACGGCATGCTCGATGCCGCCTATATACTGGTCCACGGGCATCCAGTAGTTCACTTCGTTTTTATCAAAAATTTCCGCCGATCCCGGCGAGGTGTATTTCGCATAATACCATGATGAGTCCACGAAGGTGTCCATGGTCTCGGTCTCGCGGCGAGCCTCTCCGCCGCAGCCCGGGCACTTGACATTGAGGAAGGATTCCATTTGTGTCAGCGGGGAGCGGGAGTCGCCGTGGAAGTCAACCTCGGTAGGAAGCAGGACCGGCAGGTCCTTTTCCGGTACGGGAACTGCCCCGCATTTGTCGCAGTAGATCATGGGGATTGGGCAGCCCCAGTAACGCTGACGGGAAATCCCCCAGTCGCGGATGCGGTAGTTCACCTGCCGCTTCCCGAATCCCTGCTTCTCGGCGTAATCGGAAATGCCTTCGATGGCCTCGCGGTTGTGGAAACCGTTGAAGGGTCCCGAGTTGACATTGACGCCGTCATCGATATAGGCGTCGGTCATGGCATTCACCTCGATGGGACTTTCAGGGTTGTCGATGACGAGCTTAACGGGGATGCCGTATTTTTTCGCGAAGGCAAAGTCCCTGGTGTCGTGGGCCGGGACGGCCATAATGGCGCCCGTACCGTATTCCATGAGAACGAAGTTGCCCACGTACAGGGGCACTTTCTCATTGTTGAAGGGATTGATGATTTTCAGTCCCGTATCGATCCCCTCTTTTTCCTTGTCGTCGGAGATGCGGTCGGCCATGGACTGTGTCTTGATACGTTTGATAAATTCCTTTACGGCAGAATCGGTAATTTTTTCCAGGAGCGGGTGCTCCGGGGCGATGACCATGAAGGTAACGCCGTACACCGTGTCGGGCCGCGTCGTGTATATAGGGAAATCCTCTCCTGATTCCAGTTTAAAAGTTATCTCCAGTCCCTTTGACCGGCCGATCCAGTTGCGCTGCATGGTGATGACCTGCTCCGGCCATGTATCCTTCAGTTCTTCATGTCCCGCCAGGAGCCGTTCGGCATAGGCGGTTATCCTGAAGAACCACTGTTCCAGGTCCTTCTGGTGTACCTCGGAATCGCAGCGCCAGCACACACCGTTTTCCGCCTGCTCATTGGCCAGGACGGTCTGGCACGAGGGACACCAGTTTACCGATGATTTTTTCTTGTACACCAGACCCTTCTCGAGCATTTTTACAAACAGCCACTGGTTCCATTGGTAATATTCCGGCTTATAGGTGGCCAGCTCCCTGGTCCAGTCATAGGAAAAGCCCATGCGGCGGAGCTGCTTTTTCATGTTGTCGATATTTTCCGCCGTCCATTTGTGCGGCGGTATATTGTTCTTGATAGCGGCGTTCTCAGCTGGAAGGCCGAAGGAGTCCCATCCAATGGGATGAAAAACGTTTTTCCCCTTCATTTTCATGTACCGCGACACGATGTCGCCGATGGTGTAATTTCTCGCGTGTCCCATGTGAAGGCGTCCCGAGGGATAGGGGAACATCTCCAGGACATAATATTTTTCTTTCGAGGGATCAACGGTGTTCTTAAAGGCACCGTCCTCTTCCCATTTTTTCTGCCATTTATTTTCTATATCGATGAATGAATACTCGCGTTCTTCCATGGGTGACCTCTGCAGATTATTTTCCTTCTTTTTCAAGAATACCGAGGATTTCGTCCGGGGACGATGACCTGATTATGCTTTCCTTTGTCTTCTCATTTTTCAGGATTGCCATGATATTCGAGAGCAGCCTCAGGTAATCCTTGTGCTGCCGTTCCCCCGCCGCTACGAGGATTATGAGGTGAACGGGATGACCGTCCAGCGAATCAAAGTCGATTCCTTTCTTGGATATACCTATGGCAAAGGCCATCTCTTTTACCATGTTGATCTTGGCGTGGGGTATGGCAATACCCAGTCCGATTCCCGTACTCATGATCTCCTCCCGTTCCTTAAGGGCCCGTGTCAGGGTTTCCACGTCGGAACAGATTTCACTGTCCTGGAAGACCTGTGCCAGTTCCTCGATGGCCCTGAATTTGTTGTCAGCTTCCAGTTCCCGGATGAATTTTTTATTTGTGTAAACCGCTACGGGGGACATATGAATACCTCACATTTTCTGAATTGAAAGAGAAGATCATACCCTTTTTCAGCCCCTTCAGGTATATGTCAATGATTAATTCTTTTTCAGCCCCGTGGCTTTTTTTCTTGACATTTTTAGATATTTTTACATTTTGATGGACTTTAAGTATCTGTTTAACTGAAATTGTAAAGAGGGGCGCTGAACAAATCCTGGAAGGCTGCGGGGAAACCGAAACGGTTTTTCCGAATAATTTATTCCTGATACGTGTTATAAGGTTGGCTGTCATGCATACCAAAACGCATAATTCCGAAAATCTGCAGCAGCGCTGCCAGGAACTGGAGCTTTTGCTGCGTCAGAAGGAGCAGGACCTGGACCTCTTTAAGAAGGCCGCCCTGGAAGCCGAGATGCGCTGTTTTAAAATCGCCACGGAATACAAACAGGCCCTGGTGCAGAGGGACCGGGCCCTCATGGAACGGGAGCGCCAGATAAACGAGGTGCGGCTTCGCAACGAGGAACTGCAGGACCTGCGGGATAAATACCAGGGACTGGCCATGCGCGACGATCTTACGGGCATCTATAACCGGCGTTATTTCTTCGAACTGCTCATCAACGAGATGGAGCGATGCAGGAGATACAGCGGCGCCTTTTCACTCCTGATGTTCGATATCGATAATTTCAAGCATTTCAACGATACCCACGGCCATCTCATCGGCGACGAGGTCCTGCGGCACTGCTGCGACATCGTGAAAGACAATATTCGTAAAAGTGATATATTCTCGCGCTTCGGCGGCGAGGAATTCATGATTATTCTCCCTGAAACGGAGCTGAAATCGGCCGGTATCCTGGCTGAGAAGCTCCGTCACCATATCGACGACTCGCCCCTGGACCTGGGGAAACAGGAACTCCATGTGACGGCCAGCTTCGGCGGCACCGGTTTTGACGAACGGGACATGCTTAAAACCGTCATCGAGCGCGTGGACAATGCCCTGTATATGGCCAAAGAACGGGGCAGGAACCGCGTGGAACTGGCCTACTGCTGATCATTTCAGCAGAAATATCGAATTTTTATTGACTTAATTGCCCGTATATCTCTACTATAATAGAACTGCTTGCCATAAGTGGGACTAATTCGTCAGCATACTATATCCAGGGGTACAATATGAAAGTTGTCCACGTATTAAAACGCATCGAAATGATCGACAATGATATCAAGGATCTTAAAAAGCTTGAGAAGTCCATCGCCAGCAATAAATCCTTCTCAACCCCCATATACATGTCCATCGAGAAACAGATCAACATTCTTTTGGGCGAGAGGATAAAGATGCTGGAACTCGCTATCGCCAATCCCCCGGAAAGCCTGGTTGAACTGGTCGAGGGCAAACCGGAAGAGCGGCATACCGAACCGGCAAAAAAGACCGCAAAGAAAAAACCGGTCCCGACAAAGGCAAAACCCTCGTCTCCGGGAAAACCGAAACCCAGGTCAGGCGCCGATGATGATATGTCCGACGATGATGATATCCCTATGCTCACCCAGGACATGATCGATGCCAGGATGAACGATATCAAGGTCAAGGAGGCCCCCCGGAAAAAGGAGGAGGCCAAATCCGATGTTCACGGCAGTGATGACAGCGTGAAAATACTGGACATAGCCCTGGAAAAGGGAACTCTGAGCCGGAAGGATGTTGATAACCGGAAGGATGTCGATAAGGAGAAGAAGGTACGCTTCTTCAGGGAAAATTTCCCCACGGAT
It includes:
- a CDS encoding PTS fructose transporter subunit IIA, giving the protein MSPVAVYTNKKFIRELEADNKFRAIEELAQVFQDSEICSDVETLTRALKEREEIMSTGIGLGIAIPHAKINMVKEMAFAIGISKKGIDFDSLDGHPVHLIILVAAGERQHKDYLRLLSNIMAILKNEKTKESIIRSSSPDEILGILEKEGK
- a CDS encoding leucine--tRNA ligase, encoding MEEREYSFIDIENKWQKKWEEDGAFKNTVDPSKEKYYVLEMFPYPSGRLHMGHARNYTIGDIVSRYMKMKGKNVFHPIGWDSFGLPAENAAIKNNIPPHKWTAENIDNMKKQLRRMGFSYDWTRELATYKPEYYQWNQWLFVKMLEKGLVYKKKSSVNWCPSCQTVLANEQAENGVCWRCDSEVHQKDLEQWFFRITAYAERLLAGHEELKDTWPEQVITMQRNWIGRSKGLEITFKLESGEDFPIYTTRPDTVYGVTFMVIAPEHPLLEKITDSAVKEFIKRIKTQSMADRISDDKEKEGIDTGLKIINPFNNEKVPLYVGNFVLMEYGTGAIMAVPAHDTRDFAFAKKYGIPVKLVIDNPESPIEVNAMTDAYIDDGVNVNSGPFNGFHNREAIEGISDYAEKQGFGKRQVNYRIRDWGISRQRYWGCPIPMIYCDKCGAVPVPEKDLPVLLPTEVDFHGDSRSPLTQMESFLNVKCPGCGGEARRETETMDTFVDSSWYYAKYTSPGSAEIFDKNEVNYWMPVDQYIGGIEHAVLHLLYARFFGMVLHDMGLLNSTEPFKRLLTQGMVIKDGAKMSKSKGNVVDPDEIIAKYGTDTVRLFMLFAAPPQKDLDWSDKGVEGSYRFIGRVWRFVNRFAHLYDAGHAVDNQALTDALKTIRIEMHRTLKIVTKDIEERMQYNTAIARMMELTNALYQVEEKEWESPAGRAVLSEIFDKFIPMLSPFIPHAAEEMWETLGRKQGLTAAAWPEYIDELTTRNETEIVFQVNGKIRSKEMVPSDITKEDMEKMAMENDRVKEFIEGKSIVKVIAVPGKLVNIVVK